Proteins found in one Triticum urartu cultivar G1812 chromosome 4, Tu2.1, whole genome shotgun sequence genomic segment:
- the LOC125553412 gene encoding pollen allergen KBG 41-like, translating to MAVQQCTVALLVAVALVAGPAVSYAAEAGYAPAGPQPKATTEEQKLAEKANNAFKAAVAAAAAAPPMDKGKIFVKTFVQIFGSWSLEGVTDTSSTKAIFNSRVGFTLVWASQKAQGATPEAKYESFVAMFDKSLCIIVGILKVHSGEEVKGPIPAGELKAIDQIDAAFSTAATTADAAPIKDRSTVFDSAFSKAIKETTGDAYEAYKFVPALESAVKKSYATFLPRNPQDKRTLIESFLSDTIVSMVVPAPATPTAAAAAGGYKV from the coding sequence ATGGCGGTGCAGCAGTGTACGGTGGCGCTCTTGGTGGCCGTCGCCCTCGTGGCGGGGCCGGCCGTCTCGTACGCTGCCGAAGCTGGCTACGCCCCAGCCGGGCCACAGCCCAAGGCCACGACTGAGGAGCAGAAGCTAGCTGAGAAGGCCAACAACGCCTTCAAGGCGGCCGTGGCGGCCGCAGCCGCAGCCCCTCCAATGGACAAGGGCAAGATATTCGTGAAAACCTTCGTGCAGATCTTCGGCAGCTGGTCTCTTGAGGGGGTCACCGACACGTCCAGCACCAAAGCCATTTTCAACTCCAGGGTCGGCTTCACTCTGGTGTGGGCCTCACAGAAAGCCCAGGGTGCTACCCCGGAGGCCAAGTATGAATCCTTCGTGGCCATGTTCGACAAGTCGCTCTGCATCATCGTCGGCATCCTGAAGGTCCACTCCGGTGAGGAAGTCAAGGGGCCGATCCCTGCCGGCGAGCTCAAGGCCATCGACCAGATCGACGCCGCCTTCAGCACTGCAGCCACCACTGCCGACGCTGCCCCGATAAAGGACAGGTCCACCGTCTTCGACTCTGCCTTCAGCAAGGCCATCAAGGAGACCACTGGTGATGCATACGAGGCCTACAAGTTTGTCCCTGCCCTCGAGTCCGCCGTCAAGAAGAGCTACGCCACGTTTCTTCCCAGGAATCCCCAGGACAAGCGCACGCTCATTGAGTCATTCCTGAGCGACACCATCGTCTCCATGGTCGTCCCCGCCCCCGCCactcccaccgccgccgccgctgccggtGGCTACAAAGTCTGA